One window of the Pseudarthrobacter sp. ATCC 49987 genome contains the following:
- a CDS encoding class I SAM-dependent DNA methyltransferase → MPPKMKVDLAPSTMKELKDTLWKAADKLRGSMDASQYKDVILGLVFLKYVSDAFEERRGQIQAELEADGLNEEQIAQLIDDVDEYTGRGVFWVSERSRWTYLAENAKGLPAMDGAEAKSIGQLIDEAMDLIMANNKSLAATLPRIYNRDNVDQRRLGELLDLFNSARFTGQGASKARDLLGEVYEYFLEKFAKAEGKRGGEFYTPAGVVRVLVEVLEPHSGRVYDPCCGSGGMFVQAEKFLAAHNMEGSDISVYGQELNERTWRMAKMNLAIHGLNANLASRWGDTFARDQHPELTGNNGADFIMANPPFNIKDWARSESDPRWKYGVPPAGNANYAWIQHIISKLAPGGSAGVVMANGSMSSNSGGEGEIRAQLVEADLVSCMVALPTQLFRSTGIPVCTWFFAKDKSAGPKGSVDRTGQVLFIDARNLGYMVDRAERALSDEDIAKIANTYHAWRGTASAVESGMTYDDEAGFCYSASLAEVKAADYALTPGRYVGAADVEDDGEPIEEKIARLSKELFAQFEESERLAAVVREQLGRVV, encoded by the coding sequence ATGCCCCCGAAAATGAAGGTGGACCTCGCCCCGTCCACCATGAAGGAACTCAAGGACACCCTCTGGAAGGCCGCGGACAAACTGCGCGGCTCCATGGATGCCTCCCAGTACAAGGACGTGATCCTGGGCCTGGTGTTCCTGAAGTATGTGTCGGACGCGTTCGAGGAGCGCCGCGGGCAGATCCAGGCCGAGCTGGAAGCAGACGGGCTCAACGAGGAGCAGATCGCCCAGCTGATCGACGACGTGGACGAGTACACCGGCCGCGGCGTGTTCTGGGTCTCGGAACGGTCCCGCTGGACCTACCTGGCCGAAAACGCCAAGGGCCTGCCCGCGATGGACGGCGCCGAGGCCAAGTCCATCGGACAGCTCATCGATGAAGCCATGGACCTCATCATGGCGAACAACAAGTCTCTGGCCGCCACGCTCCCCCGCATCTACAACCGCGACAACGTGGACCAGCGCCGCCTCGGCGAGCTGCTGGACCTGTTCAACTCGGCCCGCTTCACCGGCCAAGGCGCCAGCAAGGCCCGCGACCTGCTCGGCGAGGTCTACGAATACTTCCTGGAGAAGTTCGCCAAGGCCGAGGGCAAACGCGGCGGCGAGTTCTACACCCCCGCCGGCGTCGTCCGCGTCCTCGTCGAGGTCCTGGAACCCCACAGCGGCCGCGTCTACGACCCCTGCTGCGGCTCCGGCGGCATGTTCGTCCAGGCCGAGAAGTTCCTGGCGGCCCACAATATGGAGGGCTCCGACATCTCCGTCTACGGCCAGGAGCTCAACGAGCGCACCTGGCGAATGGCCAAGATGAACCTCGCCATCCACGGCCTCAACGCCAACCTCGCCTCCCGCTGGGGCGACACCTTCGCCCGTGACCAACACCCCGAGCTGACCGGCAACAACGGCGCGGACTTCATCATGGCCAACCCGCCCTTCAACATCAAAGACTGGGCCCGCTCCGAATCCGACCCCCGCTGGAAGTACGGCGTCCCCCCGGCCGGCAACGCCAACTACGCCTGGATCCAGCACATCATCTCCAAACTGGCCCCCGGCGGCAGCGCAGGCGTCGTCATGGCCAACGGCTCCATGTCCTCCAACTCCGGCGGGGAAGGCGAGATCCGCGCCCAGCTCGTGGAGGCGGACCTTGTCTCCTGCATGGTGGCACTGCCCACCCAGCTCTTCCGTTCGACCGGCATCCCGGTGTGCACCTGGTTCTTCGCCAAGGACAAGTCCGCGGGTCCGAAGGGCTCCGTCGACCGCACCGGCCAGGTACTCTTCATCGACGCCCGGAACCTGGGCTACATGGTGGACCGCGCCGAACGCGCCCTGTCCGACGAGGACATCGCCAAGATCGCCAACACCTACCACGCCTGGCGTGGGACTGCCTCCGCAGTTGAGTCCGGGATGACGTACGACGACGAAGCCGGCTTCTGCTACTCGGCCAGCCTCGCGGAGGTCAAAGCTGCCGACTACGCGCTGACGCCCGGCCGGTACGTCGGGGCGGCCGATGTTGAAGACGACGGCGAGCCCATCGAAGAGAAGATCGCTCGGCTGTCGAAGGAACTGTTTGCGCAGTTCGAGGAGTCGGAGCGGCTGGCCGCAGTTGTGCGAGAGCAGTTGGGGAGGGTCGTATGA
- a CDS encoding DUF4352 domain-containing protein: MSHEVSEQPMTAAVAAPQPRPFFKKKRFLVPAGVLVLGIALGSCSGGSKQASDASPAAAASAPAAASPASSAAAVPAAAPTAPAAPPAAPAGPAVGAPFSVKMGNGNVAKITIVSAVRTDAVTTTALATAPKSGSYLLLDVLWETETGKTSSNPFYFSAKDANGRKADLSLFADNQLGSGDVLPGDKTRGFIAFDIAPGASIVMISTPLMQEAARIQIPG; this comes from the coding sequence ATGTCCCACGAAGTTTCGGAACAGCCCATGACCGCTGCGGTGGCAGCGCCTCAGCCCCGGCCGTTCTTCAAGAAGAAGCGCTTCCTCGTCCCGGCCGGTGTCCTCGTGCTGGGAATCGCCCTGGGCTCCTGCTCCGGGGGCTCCAAGCAGGCCAGCGATGCCAGCCCAGCGGCTGCGGCCTCGGCTCCTGCGGCAGCATCACCCGCTTCTTCGGCAGCAGCTGTACCTGCAGCAGCGCCGACTGCCCCTGCTGCTCCACCGGCGGCGCCGGCCGGACCCGCCGTCGGCGCTCCGTTCAGCGTCAAGATGGGCAACGGCAACGTCGCGAAGATCACGATTGTCTCTGCCGTCCGCACGGACGCTGTGACGACCACGGCCCTCGCGACGGCACCCAAGAGTGGAAGCTACTTGCTCCTCGACGTCCTGTGGGAAACGGAGACGGGCAAGACCAGCTCCAACCCGTTCTACTTCTCGGCCAAGGACGCTAATGGGCGCAAAGCGGATCTGAGCCTCTTCGCGGACAACCAGCTCGGCTCCGGCGACGTTTTGCCGGGTGACAAGACTCGCGGATTCATTGCATTCGATATCGCGCCCGGTGCTTCGATCGTCATGATCTCCACCCCGTTGATGCAGGAAGCCGCACGGATCCAGATTCCGGGGTAG
- a CDS encoding DUF898 domain-containing protein, with amino-acid sequence MPVAEAGSMVAPGAVTAAQIYQFRGGAASWFGTQILGVLITICTIGICYPFALVLVERWRAKNTYLHGRQLQFVGTGWGIFGLWIKWALLSIITLGVYTFWVYPRLMQWKVEKTVFA; translated from the coding sequence ATGCCCGTCGCAGAAGCCGGAAGCATGGTGGCCCCCGGGGCCGTCACCGCGGCACAGATCTATCAGTTTCGTGGCGGGGCTGCTTCCTGGTTCGGCACCCAGATCCTTGGCGTCCTGATTACGATCTGCACAATTGGGATCTGCTACCCGTTCGCCTTGGTCCTCGTTGAACGGTGGCGGGCGAAGAACACCTACCTCCACGGCCGGCAGCTTCAGTTCGTCGGCACCGGATGGGGCATCTTCGGGCTGTGGATCAAATGGGCGCTCCTGAGCATCATCACGCTTGGCGTCTACACCTTCTGGGTCTACCCCAGGCTGATGCAGTGGAAGGTCGAAAAGACCGTCTTCGCGTAG
- a CDS encoding heme peroxidase, whose protein sequence is MTYEFSSEAATLTEKCRSLFGDESRWITAGGYPHSLALSIIDSIFSTGSHYQSVINVVSEYRAYRLGQGGDAHQDGTKELLATFEEAGGSAGWADLVNNHKPAHTRPNALLKAEVVKRAAEALQNKLDITTREGVHSAYSMDNSLAELKKNWLCLPSQSSGVTFNYFLILCGFQSVKPDRMVIRFVKEHAGLEGKDITPMQTAELIGQVAENYPTQPRRLDHVIWRHVSGREIFRADELN, encoded by the coding sequence ATGACATATGAATTCAGTTCTGAAGCAGCAACACTGACAGAAAAATGCCGGTCATTGTTCGGTGATGAGTCGCGTTGGATTACGGCAGGAGGCTATCCGCACAGCCTGGCTCTTTCCATTATCGATTCCATCTTCTCGACGGGTTCGCACTACCAAAGTGTCATCAACGTCGTGAGCGAGTATCGGGCGTACCGGCTCGGTCAGGGTGGTGACGCTCATCAGGACGGCACCAAAGAATTGCTGGCTACTTTCGAGGAAGCCGGGGGAAGTGCTGGCTGGGCAGATCTTGTGAACAACCACAAGCCCGCTCATACTAGGCCAAACGCTCTGCTGAAAGCCGAGGTCGTCAAGCGAGCCGCTGAGGCGCTCCAGAACAAGCTGGACATCACGACTCGGGAAGGCGTCCATTCCGCGTACTCCATGGACAATTCCCTAGCTGAACTCAAGAAGAATTGGCTGTGTTTGCCGAGCCAGTCCTCTGGCGTCACGTTCAACTACTTCCTTATTCTTTGCGGGTTCCAGTCCGTGAAGCCTGACCGAATGGTCATCCGCTTCGTGAAAGAGCACGCAGGCTTGGAAGGCAAAGACATCACACCTATGCAGACGGCCGAGCTGATCGGACAAGTTGCAGAAAACTACCCAACGCAGCCGAGAAGGCTCGACCACGTGATCTGGCGCCATGTATCGGGTCGCGAAATCTTCAGGGCGGATGAGCTCAACTAA
- a CDS encoding MsnO8 family LLM class oxidoreductase: protein MALPLPRISILDRANARDGFPAADALNRVLERAQRAEEWGYHRFWVAEHHAVPGIAGSVPAVLMAAVAARTHSIRVGSGGIMLPNHQPLVVAEQAATLEALHPARIDLGVGRSVGFTPAVRNALRSGKQDAERFEDQLAQLLAYLSGAAPITARPRNDSATPVFVLATGSGIDIAARAGLAVVLGGPAVFRTDQNGTLPALERYRSQFRPSRWFERPFILVSANVAVAATRQSARELLLPEAVALARSRTTGEFAALAPVGPTEWAGLTLREKEAVEMSLSTSLYGTASEVRTQVQRLIATSGADELLITGGAFDVAAQAESDRILAGLFPQDERRSTEDRRGFAASH from the coding sequence ATGGCCCTTCCCCTTCCCCGGATTTCCATTCTCGACCGTGCCAACGCCAGGGACGGGTTTCCTGCTGCGGACGCCCTGAACCGGGTGCTGGAACGGGCCCAGCGGGCCGAGGAATGGGGTTACCACCGCTTCTGGGTCGCAGAGCACCACGCGGTGCCAGGCATTGCCGGTTCCGTTCCGGCCGTGCTGATGGCCGCCGTTGCTGCCCGGACGCACTCCATCCGGGTCGGTTCAGGAGGCATCATGCTTCCCAACCACCAACCACTCGTGGTGGCCGAACAGGCGGCCACGCTGGAGGCTCTGCATCCCGCGCGGATTGACTTGGGCGTTGGCCGGTCTGTGGGTTTCACCCCGGCAGTCCGGAATGCGCTGCGCTCCGGGAAACAGGACGCGGAGCGGTTTGAAGACCAGCTGGCCCAACTGCTTGCTTACCTGTCCGGAGCCGCGCCCATCACTGCCCGGCCGCGGAACGATTCGGCTACACCGGTATTCGTGCTGGCCACCGGTTCGGGAATCGATATTGCAGCCCGCGCCGGCCTGGCTGTGGTGCTGGGCGGGCCAGCCGTGTTCCGGACGGATCAGAACGGCACCCTCCCGGCGCTGGAAAGGTATCGCTCACAGTTCCGTCCATCACGCTGGTTCGAGCGGCCCTTCATCCTGGTTTCCGCCAACGTAGCAGTGGCCGCCACCCGCCAGTCGGCGAGGGAACTGCTTCTGCCCGAAGCCGTCGCGCTGGCCCGCTCCCGGACCACCGGCGAATTCGCTGCCTTGGCGCCTGTGGGTCCGACCGAGTGGGCCGGGCTGACTCTCCGGGAAAAGGAAGCGGTCGAAATGAGCCTGTCCACATCGCTCTACGGCACGGCCTCCGAGGTGCGGACCCAAGTCCAACGCCTGATCGCGACCTCCGGAGCCGACGAATTGCTGATCACAGGCGGAGCCTTCGACGTCGCGGCACAGGCGGAATCCGATCGGATCCTGGCCGGGCTCTTCCCCCAAGACGAGCGCCGCAGCACGGAAGACCGCCGTGGATTCGCGGCATCCCATTGA
- a CDS encoding FUSC family protein: MACLASGRGDLLLYAAIGAFAALYGRHEPARVRLAMQAQAGLVLVFGVVVGALVATVPFRLWLLVPVAAAWAGVAVVLAELGRWHPAGALNPVFALTASATVPIALSTVPAAALAAAGAAVFALLLALPGRTARDGGDPVRYRLSWRGLRPSDPVGRHAARYLLGIAAAGLAVATSGIGHPYWTFVTASVPMSAPDLHARLTRAAQRVIGTAAGLGVAALVLAAHPSSYAAIIVIAVLQACTELTTGRNYSLGLVFFTPMALLLGDLMLPAPIGTLLTERALETVIGLTIALAATVITHERRTPTSRTPPRDHLLDHV; encoded by the coding sequence GTGGCTTGCTTGGCGTCCGGTCGCGGCGACCTGCTGCTGTATGCGGCGATCGGTGCCTTCGCCGCCCTGTACGGCCGACACGAGCCGGCTCGGGTACGCCTAGCCATGCAGGCGCAGGCGGGCCTGGTGCTGGTCTTCGGCGTCGTCGTCGGCGCCCTAGTGGCGACCGTCCCGTTCCGGCTCTGGCTGCTCGTCCCGGTCGCGGCCGCCTGGGCCGGCGTCGCGGTAGTGCTAGCCGAGCTGGGCCGATGGCATCCGGCCGGAGCTCTCAACCCGGTCTTCGCCCTCACAGCCTCGGCCACGGTCCCGATCGCGCTGAGCACGGTGCCCGCAGCCGCCCTCGCTGCGGCTGGCGCGGCCGTCTTCGCGCTGCTGCTCGCCCTCCCGGGTCGCACCGCCCGCGACGGCGGCGACCCGGTGCGGTATCGGCTGTCGTGGCGCGGCCTACGCCCGTCCGACCCGGTGGGCCGCCACGCCGCCCGCTATCTGCTCGGTATCGCCGCCGCCGGCCTCGCCGTCGCGACCAGCGGCATCGGCCACCCCTACTGGACCTTCGTCACGGCATCCGTCCCCATGTCGGCACCCGACCTGCACGCCCGCCTCACGCGCGCTGCCCAGCGGGTGATCGGCACCGCCGCCGGCCTCGGCGTCGCAGCCCTCGTCCTGGCCGCCCACCCCAGCAGCTATGCCGCGATCATCGTGATCGCCGTGCTCCAGGCGTGCACCGAGCTGACGACCGGGCGCAACTACAGCCTCGGCCTGGTCTTCTTCACCCCGATGGCCCTTCTGCTCGGCGATCTCATGCTGCCAGCCCCGATCGGCACCCTCCTGACTGAGCGCGCCCTCGAGACCGTCATTGGCCTCACCATCGCCCTAGCCGCCACTGTCATCACCCACGAAAGGCGCACTCCTACGAGCCGGACCCCACCGCGCGATCATCTGCTCGACCACGTGTAA
- a CDS encoding MarR family winged helix-turn-helix transcriptional regulator: protein MDQDADGLPAHGDVVDRMQREWARLRPDLSFTSLGVIHRVLRASRLILEASDAFLADYGLTRGELDVLSALRRTGEPLSPTTLAQTLLAPRSAITMRLNALQARGLLSRTANPADGRSSLLVLTDTGAALVDEVIPAQLALEDALLAEAPAWAIEGLVDPLRALTSVWEQGRGHQAGSSKDRRNGALDPSG, encoded by the coding sequence ATGGATCAGGACGCAGACGGCCTGCCCGCTCATGGCGACGTCGTGGACCGGATGCAGCGTGAGTGGGCCCGGCTGCGCCCGGACCTGAGCTTCACCAGCCTCGGGGTGATCCACCGCGTGCTGCGCGCTTCCCGCCTCATCCTCGAAGCCAGCGACGCCTTCCTCGCCGACTACGGGCTCACCCGCGGCGAGCTGGACGTGCTTTCCGCGCTGCGCCGTACGGGCGAACCTCTGAGCCCAACGACGCTGGCCCAGACGCTGCTTGCCCCGCGCTCCGCGATCACCATGCGGCTGAACGCCCTCCAGGCTCGCGGACTGCTGAGCCGGACGGCCAACCCGGCCGACGGCCGCTCGTCCCTGCTCGTCCTCACGGACACTGGCGCCGCGCTCGTGGACGAGGTGATTCCCGCCCAGCTCGCCCTCGAGGATGCCCTACTCGCTGAAGCCCCGGCCTGGGCCATCGAGGGCTTGGTCGATCCCCTGCGGGCACTGACCTCCGTGTGGGAGCAAGGACGAGGCCACCAAGCCGGGTCCAGCAAGGACCGGCGGAACGGCGCGCTCGATCCCTCCGGATGA
- a CDS encoding rhodanese-like domain-containing protein produces MKQCDISDDGVPICQRALDPSDSPAALTIDELLLESRMGLERVHASDLEREMAAGSLVVDTRPVDQRDRDGDLPGAVVIDRNVLEWRLDPSSPHRLPIADDPARRIVVVCNEGYSSSLAAHTLRRLGLTRATDLIGGFQAWAALRK; encoded by the coding sequence GTGAAGCAGTGTGATATTTCCGATGACGGCGTTCCGATCTGCCAACGGGCTTTAGATCCGAGCGATTCCCCTGCGGCCCTTACGATCGACGAATTACTACTTGAGAGCCGCATGGGGCTCGAGCGTGTTCACGCTTCGGATCTTGAGCGGGAGATGGCAGCGGGCTCCCTTGTTGTCGACACGCGGCCGGTCGATCAGCGAGACCGCGACGGTGATCTTCCGGGAGCGGTCGTTATTGACCGAAACGTTCTCGAGTGGCGGCTGGACCCTTCCAGCCCCCACCGGCTCCCGATCGCTGACGACCCCGCACGGCGGATCGTGGTGGTCTGCAATGAAGGTTACAGCTCCAGTCTCGCTGCACACACCCTGCGACGGCTGGGACTGACCCGTGCGACCGACCTTATCGGCGGTTTCCAAGCCTGGGCAGCGTTGCGCAAATAG
- a CDS encoding LLM class flavin-dependent oxidoreductase, whose product MKNIGFLSFGHWTDHPESGTRSASDALLQAIDLAVAAEELGADGAYFRVHHFARQYASPFPLLAAIGARTSRIEIGTGVIDMRYENPLYMAEDAGAADLISGGRLQLGISRGSPEQVIDGWRHFGFVPAEGESDADMGRRHTERLLEVLTGEGFAAPSPRPMFPNPPGLLRVEPHSEGLRERIWWGSGSNATAIWAAKLGMNLQSSTLKDDESGKPFHVQQAEQIELYRQAWKEAGHGREPRVSVSRSIFALTDERDWQYFGRDRHSSDQVGNIDEKTRAVFGRSYAGAPDELAAKLAEDEAVATADTLLLTVPNQLGVDYNAHVIESILKDVAPQLGWR is encoded by the coding sequence GTGAAAAACATAGGATTCCTGTCCTTTGGCCATTGGACCGACCACCCGGAGTCCGGCACGCGCAGCGCGTCGGACGCGCTGTTGCAGGCGATCGACCTCGCGGTCGCGGCCGAGGAGCTGGGGGCGGACGGCGCGTACTTCCGCGTCCACCACTTCGCGCGGCAGTACGCCTCCCCGTTCCCGCTGCTCGCAGCCATCGGGGCACGGACGAGCCGCATCGAGATTGGTACGGGCGTGATCGACATGCGCTATGAGAACCCGCTCTACATGGCGGAGGACGCCGGCGCGGCCGATCTGATCTCGGGCGGCCGGCTGCAGCTGGGCATCAGTAGGGGTTCACCCGAGCAGGTGATCGACGGGTGGCGTCACTTTGGCTTCGTCCCCGCTGAGGGCGAGTCGGACGCCGATATGGGCCGCCGGCACACCGAGCGCCTGCTCGAGGTGCTCACTGGCGAGGGCTTCGCGGCGCCGAGCCCCCGCCCCATGTTCCCGAACCCTCCGGGCCTGCTGCGCGTGGAGCCGCACTCGGAGGGCCTGCGTGAGCGCATCTGGTGGGGTTCCGGCTCGAACGCCACGGCCATCTGGGCGGCGAAGCTCGGCATGAACCTGCAGAGCTCCACGCTCAAGGATGACGAGAGCGGCAAGCCGTTCCACGTCCAGCAGGCCGAGCAGATCGAGCTCTACCGGCAGGCCTGGAAGGAGGCGGGGCACGGGCGGGAGCCGCGCGTCTCGGTCAGCCGCAGCATCTTCGCACTGACGGACGAGCGCGACTGGCAATACTTCGGTCGCGACCGCCACAGCTCCGACCAGGTGGGCAACATCGACGAGAAGACGCGCGCGGTCTTTGGCCGGTCGTACGCGGGTGCCCCGGACGAGCTGGCCGCGAAGCTAGCCGAGGACGAGGCGGTCGCCACGGCAGACACCCTACTGCTCACGGTCCCGAACCAGCTCGGTGTCGACTACAACGCCCACGTCATCGAGTCGATTCTGAAGGATGTGGCGCCGCAGCTCGGCTGGCGCTGA